Proteins from one Triticum aestivum cultivar Chinese Spring chromosome 7A, IWGSC CS RefSeq v2.1, whole genome shotgun sequence genomic window:
- the LOC123147939 gene encoding uncharacterized protein isoform X1 translates to MEGDEAGAAAAAAARIRVVRCPKCDKFLPELPAYSVYVCGGCGATLQAKRKNSAQALDTSDNGNMKYLEVLETVPETSEAMAGASIDHKSVPNRMPPLHSRSVYSRDNSRITRETSASSVKANIRDDVREAKYMRFRNVENGETAHPVRARGVSDISPRSQIDSVPPNAVRGEGPVDHQLKSRNTYSNRERVNDTDMDGPSRVRDLEKDRAELLRMLDELRDQVQQSCEVNGPDTSATVNRAADASSSYNIHERASQFRHDPSQLHRKGPHHSSSMNMRNPSVPHVYGPLPTQQSLHGYVEPIAHARTSSYPAGPYPWRNFDNYFFGQHDPDPLLSCHHEGFYHQAACSCSHCYHREFLPVQGTPLGFSDQRAPYLVNSYGAYPVDGPLLGQQRYNSRGANPSLQQHNLRANVSKKPAQTCEPIAGGAPFTICYNCYEVLQLPNKRSLLGKEYKLRCGSCSHTIVIKLDGTRLDVSELAPSAHLSPAPQNGIGDNMADNLRATADDRLLPTYAFSVASHQSQEKDKHSNSSETGSKHTPLGTNSEDSPQSRDLPAEDNVMSRTPSLPRRDHCGFSPSEGSGIGSRSTRSEHEKVVLLTETCKQNSIKDVCVANEMHSSDNEFDDPDYTEDVLNVPQDSGHTRTTKVGDSFFTNLIKKSFKMNNGTRNGRARVFVNGFPIPDRAVRKAEKLAGPIYPGDYWYDYRAGFWGVVGQPCLGMIPPYIPEFNYPMPKNCGGGNTGIYINGRELHQKDLDLLVSRGLSDSPERSYIVENSGKVTDEASGEELYGLGKLAPTVEKLRRGFGMRVPKVIVTGQHATIITHG, encoded by the exons ATGGAAGGCGACGAGGcgggggcggcggccgcggcggcggcgaggataaGGGTGGTGCGCTGCCCCAAGTGCGACAAGTTCCTGCCGGAGCTGCCCGCCTACTCCGTCTACGTCTGCGGCGGCTGCGGCGCCACCCTCCAAG CAAAGAGGAAAAACTCTGCTCAAGCTTTGGATACCTCTGATAATGGAAATATGAAATACTTGGAAGTACTGGAGACTGTGCCAGAGACATCTGAAGCAATGGCTGGAGCTAGCATTGATCATAAATCAGTACCCAATAGAATGCCACCTTTGCACAGTAGATCAGTTTACAGCCGTGATAATAGTCGGATTACAAGAGAGACAAGCGCCTCAAGTGTCAAAGCTAACATAAGAGATGATGTCAGGGAGGCCAAGTACATGCGCTTTCGTAATGTGGAAAATGGAGAGACTGCACATCCGGTAAGAGCAAGAGGTGTATCTGACATAAGCCCGAGGTCGCAAATCGACAGTGTTCCACCCAATGCAGTCCGAGGAGAAGGCCCTGTTGACCACCAGTTGAAGTCTAGGAACACATATTCCAACAGGGAGCGTGTCAATGATACAGACATGGACGGTCCAAGCAGAGTCAGGGATCTTGAGAAAGATCGGGCCGAGCTGTTGAGGATGCTTGATGAGTTGAGAGACCAGGTTCAGCAGTCGTGTGAGGTAAATGGGCCGGATACAAGTGCTACAGTCAATAGAGCAGCAGATGCCTCAAGTTCATACAATATTCATGAACGGGCAAGTCAATTTAGGCATGATCCATCTCAATTGCATCGGAAAGGTCCTCATCACTCTTCATCCATGAATATGAGGAATCCTAGCGTTCCACATGTTTATGGTCCATTGCCTACACAGCAGAGCCTTCATGGATATGTGGAACCAATTGCACATGCAAGAACCTCTAGCTATCCTGCTGGCCCTTACCCATGGAGAAATTTCGATAACTATTTCTTTGGACAGCATGATCCTGATCCTCTCCTCTCTTGCCACCACGAAGGTTTCTACCACCAGGCTGCTTGTTCTTGCTCACATTGCTACCACCGGGAGTTCTTGCCTGTACAGGGAACTCCCCTGGGTTTCAGTGACCAGAGGGCACCGTATCTTGTGAACAGTTACGGGGCCTATCCTGTGGATGGTCCCTTGCTTGGTCAGCAAAGGTACAATTCAAGAGGTGCTAATCCTTCCTTGCAGCAGCATAACCTGAGGGCCAACGTAAGCAAGAAGCCTGCACAAACTTGCGAGCCAATTGCTGGTGGTGCTCCTTTCACCATATGCTACAACTGCTATGAAGTACTGCAGCTACCGAACAAACGCTCCTTGTTGGGGAAGGAGTATAAATTGCGGTGTGGATCATGCTCACACACAATTGTAATCAAGCTTGATGGAACCAGGCTTGATGTATCAGAACTTGCACCGAGTGCACATTTATCTCCTGCACCGCAAAATGGCATTGGTGATAACATGGCAGATAACTTGCGTGCTACTGCTGATGATAGATTGCTTCCAACATATGCTTTTTCTGTAGCAAGCCATCAATCTCAGGAAAAGGACAAACACTCAAATTCAAGCGAAACAGGCAGCAAACATACCCCTCTGGGGACTAATTCTGAGGATAGTCCTCAATCCAGGGATCTTCCTGCTGAAGACAATGTGATGTCCCGCACACCGAGTTTACCACGCCGTGATCATTGTGGATTCTCACCATCTGAAGGTTCTGGAATAGGAAGCAGAAGTACCCGTTCTGAACATGAAAAGGTTGTACTGTTAACTGAAACTTGCAAACAGAACTCAATCAAAGATGTATGTGTAGCAAATGAGATGCACTCGTCAGACAATGAGTTTGATGATCCTGATTACACAGAAGATGTATTAAATGTACCACAAGATTCTGGCCACACTAGGACAACAAAGGTGGGTGATTCATTTTTCACCAATCTTATAAAAAAGAGCTTCAAAATGAACAATGGAACACGCAATGGAAGAGCAAGGGTTTTTGTAAATGGTTTCCCTATCCCAGACCGTGCAGTCAGGAAGGCTGAGAAGTTAGCTGGACCAATATATCCTGGTGATTACTG GTATGACTACCGTGCTGGGTTCTGGGGTGTTGTCGGTCAGCCCTGCCTTGGCATGATACCT CCTTATATTCCAGAGTTTAATTACCCTATGCCCAAGAATTGTGGTGGTGGAAACACTGGCATTTATATCAACGGAAGAGAACTCCACCAGAAGGATTTGGATTTACTTGTATCTCGAGGACTCTCTGATTCCCCTGAAAGATCTTATATAGTTGAAAATTCTGGGAAAGTTACAGATGAAGCATCTGGCGAAGAGCTATATGGCCTTGGCAAGCTTGCACCAAC
- the LOC123147939 gene encoding uncharacterized protein isoform X2 yields MEGDEAGAAAAAAARIRVVRCPKCDKFLPELPAYSVYVCGGCGATLQAKRKNSAQALDTSDNGNMKYLEVLETVPETSEAMAGASIDHKSVPNRMPPLHSRSVYSRDNSRITRETSASSVKANIRDDVREAKYMRFRNVENGETAHPVRARGVSDISPRSQIDSVPPNAVRGEGPVDHQLKSRNTYSNRERVNDTDMDGPSRVRDLEKDRAELLRMLDELRDQVQQSCEVNGPDTSATVNRAADASSSYNIHERASQFRHDPSQLHRKGPHHSSSMNMRNPSVPHVYGPLPTQQSLHGYVEPIAHARTSSYPAGPYPWRNFDNYFFGQHDPDPLLSCHHEGFYHQAACSCSHCYHREFLPVQGTPLGFSDQRAPYLVNSYGAYPVDGPLLGQQRYNSRGANPSLQQHNLRANVSKKPAQTCEPIAGGAPFTICYNCYEVLQLPNKRSLLGKEYKLRCGSCSHTIVIKLDGTRLDVSELAPSAHLSPAPQNGIGDNMADNLRATADDRLLPTYAFSVASHQSQEKDKHSNSSETGSKHTPLGTNSEDSPQSRDLPAEDNVMSRTPSLPRRDHCGFSPSEGSGIGSRSTRSEHEKVVLLTETCKQNSIKDVCVANEMHSSDNEFDDPDYTEDVLNVPQDSGHTRTTKVGDSFFTNLIKKSFKMNNGTRNGRARVFVNGFPIPDRAVRKAEKLAGPIYPGDYWYDYRAGFWGVVGQPCLGMIPPYIPEFNYPMPKNCGGGNTGIYINGRELHQKDLDLLVSRGLSDSPERSYIVENSGKVTDEASGEELYGLGKLAPTSLFRGRRRL; encoded by the exons ATGGAAGGCGACGAGGcgggggcggcggccgcggcggcggcgaggataaGGGTGGTGCGCTGCCCCAAGTGCGACAAGTTCCTGCCGGAGCTGCCCGCCTACTCCGTCTACGTCTGCGGCGGCTGCGGCGCCACCCTCCAAG CAAAGAGGAAAAACTCTGCTCAAGCTTTGGATACCTCTGATAATGGAAATATGAAATACTTGGAAGTACTGGAGACTGTGCCAGAGACATCTGAAGCAATGGCTGGAGCTAGCATTGATCATAAATCAGTACCCAATAGAATGCCACCTTTGCACAGTAGATCAGTTTACAGCCGTGATAATAGTCGGATTACAAGAGAGACAAGCGCCTCAAGTGTCAAAGCTAACATAAGAGATGATGTCAGGGAGGCCAAGTACATGCGCTTTCGTAATGTGGAAAATGGAGAGACTGCACATCCGGTAAGAGCAAGAGGTGTATCTGACATAAGCCCGAGGTCGCAAATCGACAGTGTTCCACCCAATGCAGTCCGAGGAGAAGGCCCTGTTGACCACCAGTTGAAGTCTAGGAACACATATTCCAACAGGGAGCGTGTCAATGATACAGACATGGACGGTCCAAGCAGAGTCAGGGATCTTGAGAAAGATCGGGCCGAGCTGTTGAGGATGCTTGATGAGTTGAGAGACCAGGTTCAGCAGTCGTGTGAGGTAAATGGGCCGGATACAAGTGCTACAGTCAATAGAGCAGCAGATGCCTCAAGTTCATACAATATTCATGAACGGGCAAGTCAATTTAGGCATGATCCATCTCAATTGCATCGGAAAGGTCCTCATCACTCTTCATCCATGAATATGAGGAATCCTAGCGTTCCACATGTTTATGGTCCATTGCCTACACAGCAGAGCCTTCATGGATATGTGGAACCAATTGCACATGCAAGAACCTCTAGCTATCCTGCTGGCCCTTACCCATGGAGAAATTTCGATAACTATTTCTTTGGACAGCATGATCCTGATCCTCTCCTCTCTTGCCACCACGAAGGTTTCTACCACCAGGCTGCTTGTTCTTGCTCACATTGCTACCACCGGGAGTTCTTGCCTGTACAGGGAACTCCCCTGGGTTTCAGTGACCAGAGGGCACCGTATCTTGTGAACAGTTACGGGGCCTATCCTGTGGATGGTCCCTTGCTTGGTCAGCAAAGGTACAATTCAAGAGGTGCTAATCCTTCCTTGCAGCAGCATAACCTGAGGGCCAACGTAAGCAAGAAGCCTGCACAAACTTGCGAGCCAATTGCTGGTGGTGCTCCTTTCACCATATGCTACAACTGCTATGAAGTACTGCAGCTACCGAACAAACGCTCCTTGTTGGGGAAGGAGTATAAATTGCGGTGTGGATCATGCTCACACACAATTGTAATCAAGCTTGATGGAACCAGGCTTGATGTATCAGAACTTGCACCGAGTGCACATTTATCTCCTGCACCGCAAAATGGCATTGGTGATAACATGGCAGATAACTTGCGTGCTACTGCTGATGATAGATTGCTTCCAACATATGCTTTTTCTGTAGCAAGCCATCAATCTCAGGAAAAGGACAAACACTCAAATTCAAGCGAAACAGGCAGCAAACATACCCCTCTGGGGACTAATTCTGAGGATAGTCCTCAATCCAGGGATCTTCCTGCTGAAGACAATGTGATGTCCCGCACACCGAGTTTACCACGCCGTGATCATTGTGGATTCTCACCATCTGAAGGTTCTGGAATAGGAAGCAGAAGTACCCGTTCTGAACATGAAAAGGTTGTACTGTTAACTGAAACTTGCAAACAGAACTCAATCAAAGATGTATGTGTAGCAAATGAGATGCACTCGTCAGACAATGAGTTTGATGATCCTGATTACACAGAAGATGTATTAAATGTACCACAAGATTCTGGCCACACTAGGACAACAAAGGTGGGTGATTCATTTTTCACCAATCTTATAAAAAAGAGCTTCAAAATGAACAATGGAACACGCAATGGAAGAGCAAGGGTTTTTGTAAATGGTTTCCCTATCCCAGACCGTGCAGTCAGGAAGGCTGAGAAGTTAGCTGGACCAATATATCCTGGTGATTACTG GTATGACTACCGTGCTGGGTTCTGGGGTGTTGTCGGTCAGCCCTGCCTTGGCATGATACCT CCTTATATTCCAGAGTTTAATTACCCTATGCCCAAGAATTGTGGTGGTGGAAACACTGGCATTTATATCAACGGAAGAGAACTCCACCAGAAGGATTTGGATTTACTTGTATCTCGAGGACTCTCTGATTCCCCTGAAAGATCTTATATAGTTGAAAATTCTGGGAAAGTTACAGATGAAGCATCTGGCGAAGAGCTATATGGCCTTGGCAAGCTTGCACCAAC